One Spinacia oleracea cultivar Varoflay chromosome 4, BTI_SOV_V1, whole genome shotgun sequence DNA segment encodes these proteins:
- the LOC110783421 gene encoding 60S ribosomal protein L38, with protein MPKQIHEIKDFLLTARRKDARSVKIKRSKDVVKFKVRCSKYLYTLCVFDNEKADKLKQSLPPGLSVQDL; from the exons ATG CCGAAACAAATTCATGAGATCAAGGACTTCCTTCTCACAGCCAGAAGGAAGGATGCACGATCTGTCAAGATCAAGAGAAGCAAGGATGTCGTGAAGTTCAAGGTTCGCTGCTCCAAGTATCTCTACACTCTTTGCGTCTTCGACAATGAGAAGGCCGACAAGTTGAAGCAATCTCTTCCCCCAG GTTTGAGCGTTCAAGATCTTTAG